The following are encoded together in the Methylorubrum sp. B1-46 genome:
- a CDS encoding glycogen/starch/alpha-glucan phosphorylase — MLKEAPSARDRNDEADTSASSAKMAKAAATFVKPREIVDADAVVALREDIRAKLVYAIGKTPEAARERDWFAATALALRDRIVDARDRAQAGTVPDKRVYYLSLEFLIGRLLSDAMNNLGLVETTRAALRDLGIDLADVEGAEPDAALGNGGLGRLAACFMESMASLSIPAVGYGIRYDHGIFRQSLEDGWQREAPETWLAEGNPWEFPRPEATYTIGFGGHVTMTSQGDHHIRRHWHPAETVNAVAYDVPIVGWRGKHVNVLRLWKAEADAPVELARFNAGDHVGAVAGRARAEAISRVLYPSDSSAEGQELRLRQEFFFTSASLQDLVRRHVAERGSLRSLPDHAAIQLNDTHPAIAVPELMRILMEDHDLPWEDAWQITTHTLHYTNHTLLPEALETWPVELMERLLPRHMQIIYLINWLHLEEQSKNARTGAFDVSTVSLIDEAHGRRVRMGPLAFHGSRRVNGVSALHSELLKSTVFKDLHAIEPEKIINKTNGITFRRWLHNANPELTALAVEAAGEGVLDDPTLLTRLVPFADDPDFRTRYAAMRKIRKKRLAQVIAERTGITVDPSALFDVQIKRIHEYKRQLLNLIETVALYQAIKQAPNEDWTPRVKIFAGKAAPSYVQAKLIIKLAGDIANVVNNDPEIGDRLKVVFLPNYSVSLAEVIIPAADLSEQISTAGMEASGTGNMKLALNGALTVGTLDGANIEIKDHVGAENIFIFGLDAEGVLARTGEPDYAARAIAASPRLAAALDAIGNGTFSPDDPGRFAPLVDELRHGDRYLTTVDFEDYWRVQREIDAAWKRPAQWWRAAILNTARMAWFSSDRSMREYAEEIWRVKVA; from the coding sequence GTGCTGAAAGAAGCTCCGTCCGCTCGCGACAGAAATGATGAAGCGGACACATCCGCTTCATCGGCGAAGATGGCGAAAGCCGCCGCTACCTTTGTTAAGCCGCGCGAAATCGTCGATGCCGATGCCGTCGTCGCTCTGCGCGAGGACATTCGCGCCAAGCTCGTCTACGCGATCGGCAAGACACCCGAAGCTGCCCGCGAGCGCGACTGGTTCGCCGCTACTGCCTTGGCGCTACGCGACCGGATCGTCGATGCCCGTGACCGGGCCCAGGCCGGCACCGTGCCGGACAAGCGGGTCTACTACCTCTCGCTCGAATTCCTGATCGGCCGGCTCCTGTCGGATGCGATGAACAATCTCGGCCTCGTCGAGACCACCAGAGCCGCGCTTCGCGACCTCGGTATCGACCTCGCCGATGTCGAAGGGGCCGAGCCCGACGCAGCGCTCGGCAATGGCGGTCTCGGGCGGCTCGCCGCCTGCTTCATGGAGAGTATGGCGAGCCTGTCGATCCCGGCGGTCGGCTACGGCATCCGCTACGACCACGGCATCTTCCGTCAGTCGCTCGAAGACGGCTGGCAGCGTGAGGCGCCGGAGACCTGGCTCGCGGAAGGCAACCCCTGGGAATTTCCGCGGCCGGAGGCGACCTACACGATCGGCTTCGGCGGCCACGTCACCATGACGAGCCAGGGCGACCACCATATCCGCCGCCACTGGCACCCGGCCGAGACCGTGAATGCGGTGGCCTACGACGTGCCGATCGTCGGCTGGCGGGGCAAACACGTCAACGTCCTGCGCCTGTGGAAGGCGGAGGCCGACGCGCCGGTCGAACTCGCCCGCTTCAATGCCGGCGACCATGTCGGGGCGGTGGCGGGCCGGGCCCGGGCTGAGGCGATCTCGCGGGTGCTCTATCCGAGCGACTCGTCCGCCGAGGGCCAGGAGCTGCGTCTGCGCCAGGAATTCTTCTTCACCTCCGCCTCGCTGCAGGACCTCGTGCGCCGGCATGTGGCCGAGCGCGGCTCCCTGCGCTCGCTGCCCGACCACGCCGCGATCCAGCTCAACGACACCCATCCGGCCATCGCCGTGCCGGAGCTGATGCGCATCCTGATGGAGGATCACGACCTCCCCTGGGAGGATGCGTGGCAGATCACCACCCACACCCTGCACTACACCAACCACACCCTGCTGCCCGAGGCGCTGGAGACTTGGCCGGTCGAGCTGATGGAGCGGCTGCTGCCGCGCCACATGCAGATCATCTACCTGATCAACTGGCTGCACCTTGAGGAGCAGAGCAAGAATGCCCGCACGGGTGCGTTCGACGTGTCCACCGTCTCGCTGATCGACGAGGCGCACGGGCGGCGCGTACGCATGGGACCGCTCGCCTTTCACGGCTCGCGCCGGGTCAACGGTGTCTCGGCACTCCACAGCGAGCTCCTGAAATCGACGGTGTTCAAGGATCTCCACGCGATCGAGCCGGAGAAGATCATCAACAAGACCAACGGCATCACCTTCCGCCGCTGGCTGCACAACGCCAATCCGGAGCTGACGGCGCTCGCCGTCGAGGCGGCGGGCGAGGGCGTGCTCGATGATCCGACCCTGCTCACGCGGCTGGTGCCGTTCGCCGACGATCCGGACTTCCGCACGCGCTATGCGGCGATGCGCAAGATTCGCAAGAAGCGCCTCGCTCAGGTCATCGCCGAGCGCACCGGCATCACCGTCGATCCGTCGGCCCTGTTCGACGTGCAGATCAAGCGCATCCACGAGTACAAGCGCCAACTCCTCAACCTGATCGAGACGGTGGCGCTCTACCAAGCGATCAAGCAGGCCCCGAACGAGGATTGGACGCCGCGGGTCAAGATCTTCGCCGGCAAGGCGGCGCCGAGTTACGTCCAGGCCAAGCTCATCATCAAGCTGGCGGGGGACATTGCGAATGTCGTCAACAACGATCCCGAGATCGGCGACCGGCTGAAGGTGGTGTTCCTGCCGAACTACTCGGTGAGCCTGGCCGAGGTCATTATCCCGGCTGCCGACCTCTCCGAGCAGATCTCGACCGCCGGCATGGAAGCCTCGGGCACGGGCAACATGAAGCTGGCGCTGAACGGTGCGCTCACCGTCGGCACGCTCGACGGCGCCAACATCGAGATCAAGGACCATGTCGGCGCGGAGAACATCTTCATCTTCGGCCTCGACGCCGAAGGGGTGCTCGCCCGCACGGGGGAGCCGGACTATGCCGCCAGGGCGATCGCGGCCTCGCCCCGGCTCGCGGCGGCCCTCGACGCCATCGGCAACGGCACCTTCTCGCCGGACGATCCCGGCCGCTTCGCGCCGCTGGTGGACGAGTTGCGCCACGGAGACCGCTACCTGACTACGGTCGATTTCGAGGATTACTGGCGCGTCCAGCGCGAGATCGACGCCGCCTGGAAGCGCCCGGCGCAGTGGTGGCGTGCGGCGATCCTCAACACCGCGCGGATGGCGTGGTTCTCCTCCGACCGCTCGATGCGGGAATATGCCGAGGAGATCTGGCGGGTGAAGGTGGCCTGA
- a CDS encoding alpha-amylase family glycosyl hydrolase has protein sequence MSGPISGTSGSETVWCEAVWWQSGTVYQVYPRSFQDTDGDGVGDLRGITARLDYLAWLGVDAIWISPFYRSPMADFGYDVADYCAVDPLFGTLADFDTLIGEAHRRRLKVILDFVPNHSSIEHPWFTESRASRAARKRDWYIWRDAAPDGGPPNNWLSNFGGPAWTRDPATGQYYYHAFLPEQPDLNWRNPEVRTAMHDALRFWLARGVDGFRVDVIWHLIKDEGFRDNPHNPDFQSHQAGINRFRQVYSCDRPEVLDVIAGMRAVLREYGERVLIGEIYLPIERLMAYYGPDLSGADLPFNFQLIQTPWHADAVAALVAEYEAALPEGGWPNWVLGNHDQPRIAARVGEAQARIAAMLLLTLRGTPTLYYGDEIGLGHVPVPPERAQDPWGRNEPGHGRDPERTPMQWEDAPNAGFTTGTPWLPISADADRRNVETMRDDPRSILTLYRRLLSLRRDYPALSIGAWRGLALDADLAAEVFGFERFTGDETLRILLNFSTQEWRVPLHGAGTWAILLSTLAGRTGERVEGSLALGPDEGVILSPVSG, from the coding sequence ATGTCAGGTCCGATATCCGGGACGAGCGGCTCCGAAACGGTCTGGTGCGAGGCGGTCTGGTGGCAGAGCGGGACAGTCTATCAGGTCTATCCGCGCTCGTTCCAGGACACGGACGGTGACGGCGTCGGCGATCTTCGGGGGATCACGGCGCGACTGGATTACCTCGCATGGCTCGGCGTCGATGCGATCTGGATCTCGCCGTTCTACCGCTCGCCGATGGCCGATTTCGGCTACGACGTGGCCGATTACTGCGCTGTGGACCCGCTGTTCGGCACGCTGGCAGATTTCGACACCCTGATCGGCGAGGCGCATCGGCGGCGCCTGAAGGTGATCCTCGATTTCGTGCCCAACCACAGCTCGATCGAGCATCCGTGGTTTACGGAGAGCCGGGCGAGCCGCGCGGCACGCAAGCGCGACTGGTACATCTGGCGCGACGCAGCCCCCGATGGTGGCCCGCCCAACAACTGGCTCTCGAATTTCGGCGGCCCGGCCTGGACCCGCGATCCGGCCACCGGCCAGTACTATTACCACGCCTTCCTGCCCGAGCAGCCCGACCTGAACTGGCGCAACCCCGAGGTGCGGACGGCGATGCACGACGCCCTGCGCTTCTGGCTGGCGCGCGGCGTGGATGGGTTCCGCGTCGACGTGATCTGGCACCTGATCAAGGACGAGGGATTTCGCGACAATCCGCACAACCCGGATTTTCAGTCGCATCAGGCCGGGATCAACCGCTTCCGGCAGGTTTATTCCTGCGACCGGCCCGAGGTGCTCGATGTCATCGCCGGAATGCGTGCAGTGCTACGCGAGTACGGCGAGCGGGTGCTGATCGGCGAGATCTACCTGCCGATCGAGCGGCTGATGGCCTATTACGGGCCGGATCTCAGCGGCGCCGATCTCCCCTTCAACTTCCAGCTCATCCAGACGCCGTGGCATGCCGACGCGGTGGCGGCCCTGGTCGCGGAATACGAGGCGGCCCTGCCCGAGGGCGGCTGGCCGAACTGGGTGCTCGGCAACCACGACCAGCCCCGCATCGCCGCCCGCGTCGGCGAGGCACAGGCGCGGATCGCGGCGATGCTGCTGCTGACGCTGCGCGGCACCCCGACCCTCTATTACGGCGACGAGATCGGCCTCGGACACGTTCCGGTGCCGCCCGAGCGGGCACAGGACCCGTGGGGGCGCAATGAGCCCGGCCACGGGCGCGACCCCGAGCGCACGCCGATGCAATGGGAGGACGCGCCGAATGCGGGCTTCACCACCGGCACGCCCTGGCTGCCAATCAGTGCGGATGCGGATCGGCGCAACGTCGAGACGATGCGCGACGATCCCCGTTCGATCCTGACGCTATACCGCCGGCTGCTGTCCTTGCGCCGGGATTATCCCGCTCTCTCGATCGGCGCTTGGCGCGGCCTCGCTCTGGATGCGGATCTCGCCGCCGAGGTGTTCGGCTTCGAGCGCTTCACAGGTGATGAAACCCTGCGCATTCTGCTCAATTTCAGCACGCAGGAGTGGCGGGTGCCCCTGCACGGCGCAGGCACCTGGGCGATCCTGCTCTCAACCCTTGCCGGACGGACGGGCGAGAGAGTCGAGGGCAGCCTCGCCCTCGGACCGGACGAAGGCGTGATCCTGAGCCCCGTCAGCGGATAG